The Rhodopirellula bahusiensis genome segment ATCCAACAGCTCAACCAAACGGCGTGATTTCGCGGGGTGGCCAGCGTCGCGACCAGCACCAACACGCCGGACACCAGGAACAAGAAGTTGACCCGTTTCCGAGAGCGACGACGACGCTTCATGTAGGGCTGGTCGATGTCTTCGTCGAACCGTTCATGCGGCCAGCCAATTTGCTCGGACCGCTGCAACCAAACAGCGAAGAAAATCAGCGTGCTGGCGAGGACCAAACCACCGGCGAACATGAGGGAGCCTTTGAAAGAGAAGCGAGCCAACCGGTGAGCCCCACCCGTCGGATCCAATCATCCTATCACGTTGGTGGAAAGCTTCTAGCTTCTAGCTTCTAGCTTCTAGCTTCTAGCTTCTAGCTTCGTGCTTCTAGCTTCTAGCTTCTAGCTTCGTGCTTCGTGCTTCGTGCTTCGTGCTTCGTGCTTCGTGCTTCGTGCTCGTGCTCGTGCTCGTGCTCGTGCTCGTGCTCGTGCTCGTGCTCGTGCTCGTGCTCGTGAGGTAGCCCGAACGCAGGACGCATCGCCGCCCCGCAGCGCTCGCTGAACGCTCGCATTCCGACTCGCCCGCTTCACTGATGCGTTGCAAGAACATTGCCCCGGATGGGGCCGACGTCGCTAGCTCGGGGCGGAAGCCCCGAGACCACGGGCGGCACACGAAAGGTCGCCTCGGACGGGGCCGTCGCGGAGAGGCAATGTGGTTTCTCGCTCGTGCCTAGTTTTCCACCCAACGCGATCGACGGACTCGGAAGTCCATCGTACGGCCCCCTCGAACGCAGCAAGCGTCACCCATCACACCCCACCCCAATTCAAAATTTGCAATGACCATTTTGCAATTTGCAATCCCCTGTGGTCCTGAGCCCCTGAGCCCCTGAGCCCCTGAGCCCCTGAGCCCCTGAGCCCCTGAGCCCCTGAGCCCCTGAGCCCCTGAGCCCCTGTGGTCCTGTGGTCCTGTGGTCCTGAGCCCCTTCTATCCCCCCTTCTGCTCCAACATCCACTCATGCACCACCCAAATCACCGCCGCCATGCTTTCCCCGCTGCAGTTTTCAGGAATGTCTTGCGTCGTGTGCCAATACTGCGGCGCACGGAATCCCGGTCGCGGGTAATCGAAATCGATCAAGTCCGTGGTGGGGATCTTTGCGATCTGATTGAGCGGCAAGTGATCGTCGCGAATCGCTTGGCTGCGAGCCCGTGGTGTGAAAGCTCTCACTCCCAATCGTTTCGCGGTGGCCCACACTGAACGAGTCACATCGCGTGCGTAGCGAAGACTGTTTCGTTCGTACAACAATTGCAATTCGCGATCCGCGATCATGTCCAGCAACACGCCGCTCTGGTAAGGAACCGCCGGCGGTTCCATCAAGTATTGCTGGGCGAACAAGGTCGAACCCAAAAAGTACTCGCCGCTCTGTTCGCCAAAGACAAACTCTTCCGCATCAAACAGCACGATGTCGACGCCGATGTCCTTCGGCAGGTTCTGGAATTGATGACTCAGTTCCATCAGTGCCGCCGAACCGCTGGCCCCGTCGTTGGCACCGATGAAGACGCCTTTCGGATCGCGACGATCTCGATCGGGATACGGCCGAGTGTCATAGTGGGCGCACAGCAAAAACCGGGTGGGCGCGTTTGAGTTCCAAGCCGCGATCAAATTCGCGATGGGCACGTTCTCGCCCGTTTGCGGGTGCCGTATCTCACCGCGTTGCAAACGAACTTCGCCTCCGTTCTCTTCAAAGACCTTGGTCAGCATCTCCTGCTGCTGCAGCATCGCGGGGCTGCCGGACGGCCGCGGACCAAGATCGCAAATCTCGACCAAGTAACCCATCGCACGATCCGCGTCGTAGCGATCAGGGACGGGCCCGAGAGCGGCGGGGACCACCGACGTGGCATCGGGGGACTGGAGCATTTGCCACACCGCCACCCCGACGTAAGCGAACACGCCGACCACCGCCAGAGTCAACAACCGTCGCGGCCAATTGCCGCCGCCGGAGCCAGCTGGCGATTCCGTTTCCGTTCCCCAGCGGGGAGGATTGTCGGGCATCGATCGCGCGAGACGATCCGAGGAATCCGTCGATTTTGTTGCCGCCTGCATAGCCAGATCCATCGCCAAAACTTCCTGCGGAAGCCGCACAAAAGGGGAGTTCGTGAAAGTGGCTGTTCACCCTAGCGAACTCGAGCGAACTTCGGTAGAGTTTTGGCCTTCACGGGATGTGGCTCAGCCTGGTTAGAGCGCTGCACTGGGGGTGCAGAGGTCGCAAGTTCGAATCTTGTCATCCCGACTCGGCAAAACATTGCTTTTGTTGAATTCTTCTGGATCATTGAAACGTCAAATGCACGTTTCATGCACGAATCAGGAGAGTCCCGATGCCAAGGCAGCCAAAGCCCTTCTTCCGCAAGCAGACCCAGAGCTGGTATTTCTCCACCGGCGGCCAGCAAATCAACCTTGGCAAAGACAAGGATGCGGCGTTTGCAAAATTCCATCAGATGATGGCCGATCCGGCCACCATCGCCACGGACAACACGACGCTCTACGAGCTGAGCCAAACTTACCTGGACTGGGTACAGACCAACCGCAAGAAGGCAACCTACGACCGCAGCTTGCACTACCTGAAGAGCTTCATCGACAAGGTCGGAAAGCAACTCAAGGTCACCCATTTGAAGCCCTTCCACGTCAATCGGTGGATCGACAAACCGACCTGGAACTCGACGAGCCGCGCCGACGCGATCGGCGTTGTCCAACGAAATCTCAACTGGGCGGTGGAACAAGGCTATCTGCTCCGCAATCCAATCGCAGGGATGCGAAAGCCAAAAAAGAAGCGACGGGATGTGTTCTACACGCACGAGCAATGGCAACAAATCCGCGAACACGCCAAAGCCCCCTTCGACGATCTGCTCGACTTTTTGTGCTGCACCGGGTGCCGTCCCATCGAGGCCCGCACGATTGAGGCACGCTTCATTCTCGATGACATGGTCATCTTTCCGACCGACCAATCCAAAGGAGAGACCGAACCCCGCGTGATTTACCTCGTTCCCAAGGCCGCAGAGATCCTCGCTCGGCTGGCGACAAAGCATCCGACAGGACACGTCTTTCGAAATAGCAAAGACCGCTCGTGGACGAAGGACTCGATCAAATGTCGGCTCGACCGCATTTCTAAAAAGGTCAAGTTCCATGTCATCGCTTACGGAGCCAGGCATTCATGGGCGACGCATGCATTGACGTCAGGCGGGATCGACTCCATCGCGGCGGCACACCTCATGGGGCATAAAGATCCGGCGATGGTCGCTCAGGTGTACAGCCACCTCGCGAAGCAGCCAGAGTTCTTGCGTGCTCAGGCTGCGAAAGCCATTCAAGGCCATCCAACTAAATGAGCGATTCTGATCGCCTCGCGAAATGAATCAGGTTGCCTGAAAACGATTGCGAATCGGTCGGAAAGCAATCGCCGCGTCACTGACAGAAACCAAACCGTGGAGCATTTCCCCTCCGCTTCGGTGGATGAGAGCAAAACCACGAATCACAGTCCCGGAGATGCACCGATGTCGGCCACCGGAACTCGCACAAAGATGCAAGCACATCTACACCGTTCCAGAACGGTTCGTTTTTTCTGTTTACAATCGGTCGTTTGTGTACTTGCGTGCGAGCAACGGCCGGCCACGCAACAAAACCTCCTGCAACGGGGGTAATGTCGCATGGGGCCCTAAATTCGGTCGACACCATAGAACATCGACGAAAGTTAGCGACCCTTCTGCGCCGCCAATTGACAGCAACTGATAACAACCAGAACAATTGCTGCTGCGGATGCGTTGAGAATGGCATCGCCGTGAA includes the following:
- a CDS encoding tyrosine-type recombinase/integrase, with protein sequence MPRQPKPFFRKQTQSWYFSTGGQQINLGKDKDAAFAKFHQMMADPATIATDNTTLYELSQTYLDWVQTNRKKATYDRSLHYLKSFIDKVGKQLKVTHLKPFHVNRWIDKPTWNSTSRADAIGVVQRNLNWAVEQGYLLRNPIAGMRKPKKKRRDVFYTHEQWQQIREHAKAPFDDLLDFLCCTGCRPIEARTIEARFILDDMVIFPTDQSKGETEPRVIYLVPKAAEILARLATKHPTGHVFRNSKDRSWTKDSIKCRLDRISKKVKFHVIAYGARHSWATHALTSGGIDSIAAAHLMGHKDPAMVAQVYSHLAKQPEFLRAQAAKAIQGHPTK
- a CDS encoding M28 family peptidase: MLTLAVVGVFAYVGVAVWQMLQSPDATSVVPAALGPVPDRYDADRAMGYLVEICDLGPRPSGSPAMLQQQEMLTKVFEENGGEVRLQRGEIRHPQTGENVPIANLIAAWNSNAPTRFLLCAHYDTRPYPDRDRRDPKGVFIGANDGASGSAALMELSHQFQNLPKDIGVDIVLFDAEEFVFGEQSGEYFLGSTLFAQQYLMEPPAVPYQSGVLLDMIADRELQLLYERNSLRYARDVTRSVWATAKRLGVRAFTPRARSQAIRDDHLPLNQIAKIPTTDLIDFDYPRPGFRAPQYWHTTQDIPENCSGESMAAVIWVVHEWMLEQKGG